The Stigmatella aurantiaca DW4/3-1 genome contains the following window.
CGTGTTGCGCACCTGGGTCTTCACCTGGAGGGCTGCCTGTCCTTGCCGGGACACCTCGAGCGCCTTCAGGCCCTTCGCGCTCAGCGTGGGAGGGGAGAAGCCGAAGGTGGTGTAGGAGAGGCCATACCCAAACGGATAGAGCGGCGTGTTCTGCTCATCGATGTAGCGGGAGATGTACTTGTCCGACGTTCCCGTGGGGGGGCGCGTCAGGTCCGCGGCCCCCGCCGGACGCCCCGTGCCGAGCGCGTTGTAATAGAGCGGCACCTGCCCCACGCTGCGCGGCAGCGACACGGGCAGCCGGGCGCTGAAGTTGACCTCTCCCCACAAGAGGTTGGCCAGGGCAGGGCCCGCCTCGATTCCCGGATACCACGCCTCCACGATGGCCCGCGCCTGCGCCTGCGCCCCCTGGAGGGTCAGCGGGTGGCCGTTGAACAGCACCAGGACGACGGGCTTGCCGGTGGCCGCCAGCGCCGCGAGCAGCTGCTCCTGGTTGCCGGGCAGCCCGAGCGAAGTCCTCGAAGCGGCCTCCCCCGTCATGCTCCACGCCTCCTCGCCCAGGGCGGCGATCACCACGTCCGCAGAGGCGGCCGCCCGCACCGCTTCCTCGAAGCCCTGGGTGCTCCGCGACAGGAAGTCCGTCCCCTTCGCGTAGACCAGCCCTCCCTTCAACCGGCGCTCCAGCGCGGCCCGCAGCGTCACGTGCTCCCGGGCCTCCCCCCGGCCCGCCCAGGGCCCCATCATGTCCACGCCCGAGTCCGCCAGCGGACCGACGAGGGCCACCTTCCGGACCGAAGGCCCCAGCGGCAGCACGGGCCCCTCGTTCTTCAACAGGACCATGGACGCCTCGGCCACGCGCCGGGCCAGCGCGCGCTTCTCCGGGGACACCGTGGCGGGCACGGCCGTCTGCTCCGCATAGGGCTTCTCGAACAGCCCCAGCGCGAACTTGACGCGCAGCACGCGGCGCACCGCCTCGTCCACCTGCGCCTCGCTCAGCTTCCCGGCGCGCACCAGCGCGGGCAGCTCCGGGGCGTAGAGGTTGCCCTCCATGTCCATCTCGACCCCCGCCGTCAAAGCCTGCCGGGCCGCCGCCGCGCCATCCAGCGCGGTGCCATGGTTCACCAGCTCCTGGATGGCATTCCAATCACTCACCACGAAGCCCTGGAAGCCCCACTCCTTCCGGAGGATCTCCGTGAGGAGATAGGGGTTCGCCGTGGCGGGCACCCCGTTGAGCGTGTTGAACGAGGTCATCACGGTCGCCGCCCCCGCCTCGACGGCGGCCTGGTAGGGCCGCAGATACACCTGCCGGAGGTTCACGTCCGACATGTCCACCGCGTGGTAGTCCCGCCCCGCCTCCGCCGCGCCATAGGCGGCGAAATGCTTCACCGAGGCCGCCACCGAGGTGGGCTCGGCCAGCGAGGCCCCCTGGTAGCCCCGCACATAGGCCCGCGCCATGGCCGCCCCCAGGTACGGATCCTCTCCCGAGCCCTCCACGATGCGGCCCCAGCGGGCATCCCGCGCGATGTCCACCATGGGCGAGAACACCCAGCGAACCCCGTCGGCGGCCGCCTCCTCCGCCGCCACGCGCATGGCCTGCTCCACCAGTGCCGGGTCAAAGCTCGACGCCATTCCCAGCGGCACGGGAAAGAGGG
Protein-coding sequences here:
- the bglX gene encoding beta-glucosidase BglX, giving the protein MKGADQGNHPRRKASKPTKPGVGLPLVLVLGACAGKPVPPPPPEPVLPEVSAPGGAPAPLAGAALDERVEGLLRRMTLEEKAGQLAQYSQGVPTGPGTGRGDHEDMARTGAVGAFLNVVGARETNRLQRIAVEQSRLRIPLLFGFDVIHGHRTLFPVPLGMASSFDPALVEQAMRVAAEEAAADGVRWVFSPMVDIARDARWGRIVEGSGEDPYLGAAMARAYVRGYQGASLAEPTSVAASVKHFAAYGAAEAGRDYHAVDMSDVNLRQVYLRPYQAAVEAGAATVMTSFNTLNGVPATANPYLLTEILRKEWGFQGFVVSDWNAIQELVNHGTALDGAAAARQALTAGVEMDMEGNLYAPELPALVRAGKLSEAQVDEAVRRVLRVKFALGLFEKPYAEQTAVPATVSPEKRALARRVAEASMVLLKNEGPVLPLGPSVRKVALVGPLADSGVDMMGPWAGRGEAREHVTLRAALERRLKGGLVYAKGTDFLSRSTQGFEEAVRAAASADVVIAALGEEAWSMTGEAASRTSLGLPGNQEQLLAALAATGKPVVLVLFNGHPLTLQGAQAQARAIVEAWYPGIEAGPALANLLWGEVNFSARLPVSLPRSVGQVPLYYNALGTGRPAGAADLTRPPTGTSDKYISRYIDEQNTPLYPFGYGLSYTTFGFSPPTLSAKGLKALEVSRQGQAALQVKTQVRNTGPVAGTVVAQLYVRVRGASTAQPVRQLAGFERVRLAPGEAREVVFPLGFQELSFLNARSERVVEPGTLYEVWVGDSSDATAHVEFTME